A segment of the candidate division WOR-3 bacterium genome:
TAGCAGCGAATACGGCTGAAGCCACTAGTCCGGCGATGAAGCCTTCCCAAGTCTTTTTCGGGCTCAGGTTAGGAGATAGTTGGCGTCGGCCCCAGAGCTTGCCGATACCCCAGCCGGCCGTATCATTGAGCCAGGTCAGAAGCAGGGGAAACATCGCGAGCCATACGTGTTCGGTGTGAATCGGACAGACCCGGCGGAGCAGGATGAGGTGAGCAGGCAGAAAGCCGAGGTAAACGATGGTGAAGACGCCATATACCGGAATGCGCGGCCTGGGAGTGCGGAGCGTGACCGCGGTGATGAGAACAACGGCAATCGGCGCAAGCAGGAAGTGAGGCAGCCAGCCGAGCCAGGCTGCGACTGCTACCGAAAGATTAAGGATTCCGAGCAGCCAGGGGTCCACTTCAACACCGGCAGTACGAAGCAGGCGGACAAACTCGAATGTTGCGAGTACGGACCAGGCCGCAGTAACAAGGGTAACTACTTCAAGAGGCCCGAGCATGACGATGAAGAACACTGCGGCAGCGAGGAGCGTGCCTAACAGGATTCTGCCCCACAAGCCAGTGTCTTTCATACCCGACCGAACCGCCGC
Coding sequences within it:
- a CDS encoding phosphatidate cytidylyltransferase; translated protein: MKDTGLWGRILLGTLLAAAVFFIVMLGPLEVVTLVTAAWSVLATFEFVRLLRTAGVEVDPWLLGILNLSVAVAAWLGWLPHFLLAPIAVVLITAVTLRTPRPRIPVYGVFTIVYLGFLPAHLILLRRVCPIHTEHVWLAMFPLLLTWLNDTAGWGIGKLWGRRQLSPNLSPKKTWEGFIAGLVASAVFAAIFLMRFQVFASRHWLLLALFGIGLGALAQAGDLFESIFKRAIGVKDSSAILGEHGGFLDRVDSLLFTIPAWYYLLRYYLP